One Coffea arabica cultivar ET-39 chromosome 5c, Coffea Arabica ET-39 HiFi, whole genome shotgun sequence DNA window includes the following coding sequences:
- the LOC113688194 gene encoding uncharacterized protein isoform X2, translating to MIPLSNSKPIMAISSANLIPRTAIQLQRQVLLIPWVKKKMKMGIISCSRRRDYSNSVPVSSESNGKRFELSKSEQTSCSTRGFVLGSKLRNLNENAIHNISNDVTLDGGRVVESNVPRIGISDSAQTSCSSRGFVADTEFQYQKEREKPVTGLDTSKVVQSNLEGMEHFKGAQTSCSSTSFVVDMEFQSQIEKPTNSLKADVGLDTITVAGSNEDRRELSKRAQTSCSGRSFVVGAEFLNENEKPIDNLDCDVGSASNRAVRSNIQRSELSKSVQTSCSSRSFVGDTEFQDQNENPINSIKNNIEFGTSRVVQSNEQRRDLSKSAQTSSCGQICIVDNKFQSQYAKRIDYDAGLGIGEEPDDHMQYDSYEVMEELEGFSEEESNQDHRIQGSRIKKDVEKLAIELLATRAYTAVELRKKLLGKEFPVWVVDAVITDFQTRGFIHDGLYAETFSRSRWSSSTWGPRRIKKALYSKGVSIMDTEKAIKLVFNDASACEDEESGLGISKRSMDHLFSQASKQWLRSCGASTETRKSRIVRWLQYRGFNWSIINSVLKKLESHYPS from the exons aTGATTCCACTCTCAAACTCGAAACCAATAATGGCGATTTCATCTGCAAATCTAATCCCCAGAACTGCAATTCAGCTACAGAGGCAAGTCCTTCTGATTCCCTG GGTGAAAAAGAAGATGAAGATGGGAATTATTAGCTGTTCAAGGAGGAGAGACTACAGCAATTCGGTTCCAGTAAG TTCGGAATCAAATGGCAAAAGATTTGAACTTTCCAAAAGTGAGCAGACTTCATGCAGTACAAGGGGCTTTGTTTTAGGTTCCAAGCTTCGAAATCTAAATGAAAATGCAATTCACAACATAAGCAATGATGTGACATTGGATGGTGGTAGAGTTGTTGAGTCAAATGTACCAAGGATTGGAATTTCGGATAGTGCGCAGACATCTTGCAGTAGCAGGGGCTTTGTTGCTGACACGGAGTTTCAATaccaaaaagaaagagaaaagccaGTTACTGGATTGGATACAAGTAAAGTTGTTCAATCAAATCTAGAGGGAATGGAACATTTTAAAGGTGCACAGACTTCTTGCAGTAGCACGAGCTTTGTTGTGGACATGGAGTTTCAAAGTCAAATCGAAAAGCCAACTAACAGTTTGAAAGCTGATGTTGGATTGGATACAATTACAGTTGCTGGATCAAATGAGGACAGACGTGAACTTTCCAAACGTGCTCAAACCTCATGCAGTGGCAGAAGCTTTGTTGTTGGTGCAGAGTTTCTGAATGAGAATGAAAAGCCAATTGATAACTTAGACTGTGATGTTGGTTCAGCTTCAAATAGAGCTGTTCgatcaaatatacaaagaaGTGAACTTTCCAAGAGTGTGCAGACATCATGCAGCAGCAGGAGCTTTGTGGGGGACACTGAGTTTCAAGATCAAAATGAAAACCCAATTAACagcataaaaaataatattgaaTTTGGTACAAGTAGAGTTGTTCAATCAAATGAACAGAGACGTGATCTTTCCAAAAGTGCACAGACTTCAAGCTGTGGCCAGATTTGTATTGTAGATAACAAGTTTCAAAGCCAATATGCAAAAAGAATTGATTATGATGCTGGATTGG GGATTGGAGAAGAACCTGATGATCATATGCAGTACGACAGCTACGAGGTCATGGAGGAACTCGAAGGTTTTTCGGAAGAGGAGAGCAATCAAGACCATAGGATTCAAGGATCTCGAATAAAGAAAGATGTTGAGAAGTTGGCCATTGAATTACTTGCTACGAG AGCTTATACAGCTGTGGAGCTAAGAAAGAAACTGCTGGGGAAGGAATTTCCAGTTTGGGTTGTTGATGCAGTAATAACTGACTTTCAGACCAG AGGCTTTATCCATGATGGCTTGTATGCGGAAACATTTTCCCGTTCTAGATGGTCGTCCTCAACTTGGGGTCCGAGGCGaataaaaaag GCCCTCTACAGCAAGGGAGTCAGCATCATGGACACAGAGAAGGCGATAAAGTTAGTTTTCAATGATGCTTCAGCTTGTGAAGATGAAGAATCAGGTCTTGGTATATCAAAGCGTTCAATGGATCATTTATTTTCTCAGGCTTCAAAGCAGTGGTTGCGAAGTTGTGGTGCGTCTACAGAGACAAGAAAATCCAGGATTGTTCGCTGGCTCCAATACCGTGGCTTCAATTGGAGCATTATCAATTCTGTGCTAAAGAAGTTAGAGTCACACTATCCTTCCTAA
- the LOC113688194 gene encoding uncharacterized protein isoform X1: MIPLSNSKPIMAISSANLIPRTAIQLQRQVLLIPWVKKKMKMGIISCSRRRDYSNSVPVRYIPKKLLENKEPEASFYSPSNGLGDVKIHGTNSSESNGKRFELSKSEQTSCSTRGFVLGSKLRNLNENAIHNISNDVTLDGGRVVESNVPRIGISDSAQTSCSSRGFVADTEFQYQKEREKPVTGLDTSKVVQSNLEGMEHFKGAQTSCSSTSFVVDMEFQSQIEKPTNSLKADVGLDTITVAGSNEDRRELSKRAQTSCSGRSFVVGAEFLNENEKPIDNLDCDVGSASNRAVRSNIQRSELSKSVQTSCSSRSFVGDTEFQDQNENPINSIKNNIEFGTSRVVQSNEQRRDLSKSAQTSSCGQICIVDNKFQSQYAKRIDYDAGLGIGEEPDDHMQYDSYEVMEELEGFSEEESNQDHRIQGSRIKKDVEKLAIELLATRAYTAVELRKKLLGKEFPVWVVDAVITDFQTRGFIHDGLYAETFSRSRWSSSTWGPRRIKKALYSKGVSIMDTEKAIKLVFNDASACEDEESGLGISKRSMDHLFSQASKQWLRSCGASTETRKSRIVRWLQYRGFNWSIINSVLKKLESHYPS; encoded by the exons aTGATTCCACTCTCAAACTCGAAACCAATAATGGCGATTTCATCTGCAAATCTAATCCCCAGAACTGCAATTCAGCTACAGAGGCAAGTCCTTCTGATTCCCTG GGTGAAAAAGAAGATGAAGATGGGAATTATTAGCTGTTCAAGGAGGAGAGACTACAGCAATTCGGTTCCAGTAAGGTACATTCCTAagaaattgttagaaaataaAGAACCAGAAGCTTCTTTTTATTCTCCCTCAAATGGATTAGGTGATGTGAAAATACATGGTACTAATAGTTCGGAATCAAATGGCAAAAGATTTGAACTTTCCAAAAGTGAGCAGACTTCATGCAGTACAAGGGGCTTTGTTTTAGGTTCCAAGCTTCGAAATCTAAATGAAAATGCAATTCACAACATAAGCAATGATGTGACATTGGATGGTGGTAGAGTTGTTGAGTCAAATGTACCAAGGATTGGAATTTCGGATAGTGCGCAGACATCTTGCAGTAGCAGGGGCTTTGTTGCTGACACGGAGTTTCAATaccaaaaagaaagagaaaagccaGTTACTGGATTGGATACAAGTAAAGTTGTTCAATCAAATCTAGAGGGAATGGAACATTTTAAAGGTGCACAGACTTCTTGCAGTAGCACGAGCTTTGTTGTGGACATGGAGTTTCAAAGTCAAATCGAAAAGCCAACTAACAGTTTGAAAGCTGATGTTGGATTGGATACAATTACAGTTGCTGGATCAAATGAGGACAGACGTGAACTTTCCAAACGTGCTCAAACCTCATGCAGTGGCAGAAGCTTTGTTGTTGGTGCAGAGTTTCTGAATGAGAATGAAAAGCCAATTGATAACTTAGACTGTGATGTTGGTTCAGCTTCAAATAGAGCTGTTCgatcaaatatacaaagaaGTGAACTTTCCAAGAGTGTGCAGACATCATGCAGCAGCAGGAGCTTTGTGGGGGACACTGAGTTTCAAGATCAAAATGAAAACCCAATTAACagcataaaaaataatattgaaTTTGGTACAAGTAGAGTTGTTCAATCAAATGAACAGAGACGTGATCTTTCCAAAAGTGCACAGACTTCAAGCTGTGGCCAGATTTGTATTGTAGATAACAAGTTTCAAAGCCAATATGCAAAAAGAATTGATTATGATGCTGGATTGG GGATTGGAGAAGAACCTGATGATCATATGCAGTACGACAGCTACGAGGTCATGGAGGAACTCGAAGGTTTTTCGGAAGAGGAGAGCAATCAAGACCATAGGATTCAAGGATCTCGAATAAAGAAAGATGTTGAGAAGTTGGCCATTGAATTACTTGCTACGAG AGCTTATACAGCTGTGGAGCTAAGAAAGAAACTGCTGGGGAAGGAATTTCCAGTTTGGGTTGTTGATGCAGTAATAACTGACTTTCAGACCAG AGGCTTTATCCATGATGGCTTGTATGCGGAAACATTTTCCCGTTCTAGATGGTCGTCCTCAACTTGGGGTCCGAGGCGaataaaaaag GCCCTCTACAGCAAGGGAGTCAGCATCATGGACACAGAGAAGGCGATAAAGTTAGTTTTCAATGATGCTTCAGCTTGTGAAGATGAAGAATCAGGTCTTGGTATATCAAAGCGTTCAATGGATCATTTATTTTCTCAGGCTTCAAAGCAGTGGTTGCGAAGTTGTGGTGCGTCTACAGAGACAAGAAAATCCAGGATTGTTCGCTGGCTCCAATACCGTGGCTTCAATTGGAGCATTATCAATTCTGTGCTAAAGAAGTTAGAGTCACACTATCCTTCCTAA
- the LOC113688194 gene encoding uncharacterized protein isoform X4, with translation MIPLSNSKPIMAISSANLIPRTAIQLQRQVLLIPWVKKKMKMGIISCSRRRDYSNSVPVRFELSKSEQTSCSTRGFVLGSKLRNLNENAIHNISNDVTLDGGRVVESNVPRIGISDSAQTSCSSRGFVADTEFQYQKEREKPVTGLDTSKVVQSNLEGMEHFKGAQTSCSSTSFVVDMEFQSQIEKPTNSLKADVGLDTITVAGSNEDRRELSKRAQTSCSGRSFVVGAEFLNENEKPIDNLDCDVGSASNRAVRSNIQRSELSKSVQTSCSSRSFVGDTEFQDQNENPINSIKNNIEFGTSRVVQSNEQRRDLSKSAQTSSCGQICIVDNKFQSQYAKRIDYDAGLGIGEEPDDHMQYDSYEVMEELEGFSEEESNQDHRIQGSRIKKDVEKLAIELLATRAYTAVELRKKLLGKEFPVWVVDAVITDFQTRGFIHDGLYAETFSRSRWSSSTWGPRRIKKALYSKGVSIMDTEKAIKLVFNDASACEDEESGLGISKRSMDHLFSQASKQWLRSCGASTETRKSRIVRWLQYRGFNWSIINSVLKKLESHYPS, from the exons aTGATTCCACTCTCAAACTCGAAACCAATAATGGCGATTTCATCTGCAAATCTAATCCCCAGAACTGCAATTCAGCTACAGAGGCAAGTCCTTCTGATTCCCTG GGTGAAAAAGAAGATGAAGATGGGAATTATTAGCTGTTCAAGGAGGAGAGACTACAGCAATTCGGTTCCAGTAAG ATTTGAACTTTCCAAAAGTGAGCAGACTTCATGCAGTACAAGGGGCTTTGTTTTAGGTTCCAAGCTTCGAAATCTAAATGAAAATGCAATTCACAACATAAGCAATGATGTGACATTGGATGGTGGTAGAGTTGTTGAGTCAAATGTACCAAGGATTGGAATTTCGGATAGTGCGCAGACATCTTGCAGTAGCAGGGGCTTTGTTGCTGACACGGAGTTTCAATaccaaaaagaaagagaaaagccaGTTACTGGATTGGATACAAGTAAAGTTGTTCAATCAAATCTAGAGGGAATGGAACATTTTAAAGGTGCACAGACTTCTTGCAGTAGCACGAGCTTTGTTGTGGACATGGAGTTTCAAAGTCAAATCGAAAAGCCAACTAACAGTTTGAAAGCTGATGTTGGATTGGATACAATTACAGTTGCTGGATCAAATGAGGACAGACGTGAACTTTCCAAACGTGCTCAAACCTCATGCAGTGGCAGAAGCTTTGTTGTTGGTGCAGAGTTTCTGAATGAGAATGAAAAGCCAATTGATAACTTAGACTGTGATGTTGGTTCAGCTTCAAATAGAGCTGTTCgatcaaatatacaaagaaGTGAACTTTCCAAGAGTGTGCAGACATCATGCAGCAGCAGGAGCTTTGTGGGGGACACTGAGTTTCAAGATCAAAATGAAAACCCAATTAACagcataaaaaataatattgaaTTTGGTACAAGTAGAGTTGTTCAATCAAATGAACAGAGACGTGATCTTTCCAAAAGTGCACAGACTTCAAGCTGTGGCCAGATTTGTATTGTAGATAACAAGTTTCAAAGCCAATATGCAAAAAGAATTGATTATGATGCTGGATTGG GGATTGGAGAAGAACCTGATGATCATATGCAGTACGACAGCTACGAGGTCATGGAGGAACTCGAAGGTTTTTCGGAAGAGGAGAGCAATCAAGACCATAGGATTCAAGGATCTCGAATAAAGAAAGATGTTGAGAAGTTGGCCATTGAATTACTTGCTACGAG AGCTTATACAGCTGTGGAGCTAAGAAAGAAACTGCTGGGGAAGGAATTTCCAGTTTGGGTTGTTGATGCAGTAATAACTGACTTTCAGACCAG AGGCTTTATCCATGATGGCTTGTATGCGGAAACATTTTCCCGTTCTAGATGGTCGTCCTCAACTTGGGGTCCGAGGCGaataaaaaag GCCCTCTACAGCAAGGGAGTCAGCATCATGGACACAGAGAAGGCGATAAAGTTAGTTTTCAATGATGCTTCAGCTTGTGAAGATGAAGAATCAGGTCTTGGTATATCAAAGCGTTCAATGGATCATTTATTTTCTCAGGCTTCAAAGCAGTGGTTGCGAAGTTGTGGTGCGTCTACAGAGACAAGAAAATCCAGGATTGTTCGCTGGCTCCAATACCGTGGCTTCAATTGGAGCATTATCAATTCTGTGCTAAAGAAGTTAGAGTCACACTATCCTTCCTAA
- the LOC113688194 gene encoding uncharacterized protein isoform X3: MKMGIISCSRRRDYSNSVPVRYIPKKLLENKEPEASFYSPSNGLGDVKIHGTNSSESNGKRFELSKSEQTSCSTRGFVLGSKLRNLNENAIHNISNDVTLDGGRVVESNVPRIGISDSAQTSCSSRGFVADTEFQYQKEREKPVTGLDTSKVVQSNLEGMEHFKGAQTSCSSTSFVVDMEFQSQIEKPTNSLKADVGLDTITVAGSNEDRRELSKRAQTSCSGRSFVVGAEFLNENEKPIDNLDCDVGSASNRAVRSNIQRSELSKSVQTSCSSRSFVGDTEFQDQNENPINSIKNNIEFGTSRVVQSNEQRRDLSKSAQTSSCGQICIVDNKFQSQYAKRIDYDAGLGIGEEPDDHMQYDSYEVMEELEGFSEEESNQDHRIQGSRIKKDVEKLAIELLATRAYTAVELRKKLLGKEFPVWVVDAVITDFQTRGFIHDGLYAETFSRSRWSSSTWGPRRIKKALYSKGVSIMDTEKAIKLVFNDASACEDEESGLGISKRSMDHLFSQASKQWLRSCGASTETRKSRIVRWLQYRGFNWSIINSVLKKLESHYPS, translated from the exons ATGAAGATGGGAATTATTAGCTGTTCAAGGAGGAGAGACTACAGCAATTCGGTTCCAGTAAGGTACATTCCTAagaaattgttagaaaataaAGAACCAGAAGCTTCTTTTTATTCTCCCTCAAATGGATTAGGTGATGTGAAAATACATGGTACTAATAGTTCGGAATCAAATGGCAAAAGATTTGAACTTTCCAAAAGTGAGCAGACTTCATGCAGTACAAGGGGCTTTGTTTTAGGTTCCAAGCTTCGAAATCTAAATGAAAATGCAATTCACAACATAAGCAATGATGTGACATTGGATGGTGGTAGAGTTGTTGAGTCAAATGTACCAAGGATTGGAATTTCGGATAGTGCGCAGACATCTTGCAGTAGCAGGGGCTTTGTTGCTGACACGGAGTTTCAATaccaaaaagaaagagaaaagccaGTTACTGGATTGGATACAAGTAAAGTTGTTCAATCAAATCTAGAGGGAATGGAACATTTTAAAGGTGCACAGACTTCTTGCAGTAGCACGAGCTTTGTTGTGGACATGGAGTTTCAAAGTCAAATCGAAAAGCCAACTAACAGTTTGAAAGCTGATGTTGGATTGGATACAATTACAGTTGCTGGATCAAATGAGGACAGACGTGAACTTTCCAAACGTGCTCAAACCTCATGCAGTGGCAGAAGCTTTGTTGTTGGTGCAGAGTTTCTGAATGAGAATGAAAAGCCAATTGATAACTTAGACTGTGATGTTGGTTCAGCTTCAAATAGAGCTGTTCgatcaaatatacaaagaaGTGAACTTTCCAAGAGTGTGCAGACATCATGCAGCAGCAGGAGCTTTGTGGGGGACACTGAGTTTCAAGATCAAAATGAAAACCCAATTAACagcataaaaaataatattgaaTTTGGTACAAGTAGAGTTGTTCAATCAAATGAACAGAGACGTGATCTTTCCAAAAGTGCACAGACTTCAAGCTGTGGCCAGATTTGTATTGTAGATAACAAGTTTCAAAGCCAATATGCAAAAAGAATTGATTATGATGCTGGATTGG GGATTGGAGAAGAACCTGATGATCATATGCAGTACGACAGCTACGAGGTCATGGAGGAACTCGAAGGTTTTTCGGAAGAGGAGAGCAATCAAGACCATAGGATTCAAGGATCTCGAATAAAGAAAGATGTTGAGAAGTTGGCCATTGAATTACTTGCTACGAG AGCTTATACAGCTGTGGAGCTAAGAAAGAAACTGCTGGGGAAGGAATTTCCAGTTTGGGTTGTTGATGCAGTAATAACTGACTTTCAGACCAG AGGCTTTATCCATGATGGCTTGTATGCGGAAACATTTTCCCGTTCTAGATGGTCGTCCTCAACTTGGGGTCCGAGGCGaataaaaaag GCCCTCTACAGCAAGGGAGTCAGCATCATGGACACAGAGAAGGCGATAAAGTTAGTTTTCAATGATGCTTCAGCTTGTGAAGATGAAGAATCAGGTCTTGGTATATCAAAGCGTTCAATGGATCATTTATTTTCTCAGGCTTCAAAGCAGTGGTTGCGAAGTTGTGGTGCGTCTACAGAGACAAGAAAATCCAGGATTGTTCGCTGGCTCCAATACCGTGGCTTCAATTGGAGCATTATCAATTCTGTGCTAAAGAAGTTAGAGTCACACTATCCTTCCTAA
- the LOC113688197 gene encoding uncharacterized protein, which yields MVAFPVETASSLDPEQLEQRRLTEAVANESIENFVTCIHRARLAGLSRDIMVSWSKSLMGHSLHILVENPSEENHSTCKIDLKTWQFWGKKGLKSFKVGERRVDVFWDLRTAKFSSSPEPVSDYYVALVSEKELVLLLGDQKTEAYKRTRSKPSPMDAALVHKKESVFAKRCFCTRTMLGKGKREHHIIIESALSGPYDPEMWISVDGVESLRIPNLHWRFRGNETLLVDDVPVQIFWDVHDWLYNSNESGPGTFIFMQGTLECEFDNDYGGRNLDHDAPSGENCDLRPEELSCTEFCHFLYAWMTE from the coding sequence ATGGTTGCATTCCCTGTGGAAACTGCATCCTCTTTGGATCCTGAGCAACTTGAGCAGAGACGATTAACGGAGGCCGTGGCAAATGAAAGTATAGAGAATTTTGTAACCTGCATCCACAGGGCCAGACTTGCAGGATTGTCTCGGGACATCATGGTATCATGGTCCAAAAGTTTAATGGGCCACTCTCTTCACATCTTGGTTGAGAACCCTTCTGAGGAAAATCATTCAACATGCAAAATAGATCTCAAAACCTGGCAGTTTTGGGGCAAAAAAGGTCTAAAATCCTTCAAAGTTGGTGAAAGAAGAGTGGATGTCTTTTGGGATTTAAGGACAGCAAAATTTTCCAGCAGCCCGGAACCAGTCTCTGATTACTATGTTGCTTTGGTCTCTGAAAAAGAGCTTGTTTTATTGCTTGGTGATCAAAAGACAGAAGCATATAAAAGAACCAGGTCAAAACCGTCACCGATGGATGCTGCATTAGTGCATAAGAAAGAGAGTGTTTTTGCCAAGAGATGTTTTTGCACCAGAACCATGTTAGGCAAAGGTAAAAGGGAACATCACATCATAATCGAGTCTGCTCTATCAGGGCCTTATGATCCTGAAATGTGGATTAGTGTGGATGGCGTTGAGTCGCTACGAATTCCCAACTTGCATTGGAGATTCAGGGGAAATGAAACTCTATTAGTGGATGACGTGCCTGTACAGATTTTCTGGGATGTGCACGATTGGTTATACAATAGCAATGAATCAGGACCTGGGACATTCATTTTCATGCAAGGTACTCTTGAATGTGAATTTGATAACGACTATGGTGGAAGAAATTTAGACCATGATGCTCCTAGTGGTGAAAATTGTGATTTAAGACCGGAAGAATTATCCTGCACTGAATTCTGCCATTTCCTTTATGCTTGGATGACAGAATGA